aatcaaaattaaacaatCCACTcataattgaccaaaaaaacaATCCACTTATATGTTTTtcgtataaaaaatatttttacttgACAATTATTTTACAATTACAACAAAATTTGAGAATAAAATTTAGAATAAGAGTGTATAGCTTTTGGACATTATTTTTTTGGTGTGCttccttttaaaataataaataacttcATTAGAGTTGTTTAAAGTCATCATTCGACTAAGATTTCATTGTTTATCACAAAAGAATTTGAAGCTTGATTGGATTAATGGTATCATCATCTAATATTTCACtacaatagaaacaaatctctcATGCTAGTTTTTTGGGAGACATCGGGAGCTCGAGCAAGGCGACTTGCAAATAAGTAAACCAAAGACCTAACATCACATTTTTCTTAAAACCTTAAGGCGTTAAGTATATGTGCATGTTCATTTATATTGTCTTTATTTGATCCACTAAAAATTCAAACTCATACTTAAAAACTGAACATCAATATCTTAAGGTTTTTGATGAAAGATCGTTAAGGCATATCTAATCCATTCTTAACCTAACTATAAAAATTTCCTAAAAATTTACGTCTCCCACTAAAAATATAAAGAATATGTTACACAAGAGTAAGAGACACATGGCATAGCCTAGATCAAACCTAAACTAGGCTAGaccaaattaataaataaagaacaaaatatttttaaagtctatttaattaaaaatgttaGGCTTAGGTTATCTTCTTATTTAAATCATGGACAACTTGCTTTTCGAGGCACGAATttattggatcaagcgcttaccactacgccaaaagcaattgtTGTTAATGAGGACATAACTTTATTTTCTTATAGCACAGAGTCTtcaaggggctgcgatgttaagcgTTATAGGGTGAGTTGTTAAGTCCATTGAATCCTAAGTGTGACGttggattaataaatccaacaatctccacccCCCCGAGTGTTAGCCGAGAGATTCGAACCCATgaccttgctctgataccacttattggatcaagcgcttaccactacgccaaaagcaattgctattagtgagggcgcaactttatttccttatagtacagagtcctcaaggggctgcgatgttaagcgccatggggtgATGAGTTGTTAAGCCCATCAaatcctaagggtgacgctggattaataaatccaacaagATTCGGGCTGGTGGTCTGTTTGGATGACAGCCATCTGGACAATTTGGGGTTACAGAAACAGAATccaatttaatgaaaaaaagcTAACGCGGAGCAGGTAATGGACCTTGTGAAATTCAGGTTCTGGAAGTGGCTCTGTTGCAAGAAGAAATGATTCAATTATTCCTATCAAGAATGGAACGGGAACCTCTCTAGCTGCTTGGGTTTAAACCACTATTGGATGATTTGAAACAATTCTCTATTGTTGCTTTTCTAACCAAGTTGGTGATTCACGTGCTTTTCTTTGTTGGCCACTGTACTTTCTTTCTGCACTTTGCTGTGCACTAATACTCACTATGTAAATGGGCCGGGATTGTAGCATCCCTTAATGCTACCATTTAATTTATTCATCTTTTTTggctgttcaaaaaaaaatcttcttatttaaataaatatttttttaatattttttttattttcatattaaattTATGATAATATCTTAAAATTAGATACTTACTAAATAAAAGTCTAATGAGACCTAATACACGTAACCCTTCACCACTCAAGACCTTTATCATTCTTTCTCCAAATGATCGACCCCTAATCAGGATCCGTATGAAAGCAACAACTTCAACAACCACATTAGCAAGAACGTGAACCACAAAATGGGTAAAAGTCTACAAAGAGACATTTGGGTCTAAGTCTTGCATTTATTTGGCCACCTGTGTCTTTGAAAGTAGCACTAATGTGTGTGAGGCATGCTACTAATGAGTAGCACTAGTGTCTTTCTAGTTTAGAACTCCTTTCTCACACTGTATTCACACTGTACATACCTAAATGTTTACCTTTGAAACAAGTTGGAAATTAGTTGTGTTTGACTAAGGCGAGGTGGAAATTAGTTGAAACAATGATATTTCCTTGATTTAATTGAATGAATCACAACATGTTTCAGAAAAAAGTCGTTCCATGATAGAAATAAGTTTAAAGAAACCttatcaaataataataatttaaaaataaataatgaccaaacaaaTAAAATTACCAAAGCATTTTCTTCTTGTGCAGTAGGAAAAGATCTGATGGCAAGGTGCTCTTCTTACTGGAAATAATGGTGCTGCTATTTTGTGGGCTACTGCTTTATTTTGAAGGCATTTGGTGGAGAATTGGGATCTTTGTTAGTTTATCAGTTGTATTTTTCAGTTTAGTTACCCTTGGAGATTACCTCTTGGTTATGCAAACcatgtactcttttttctttacTAGGTTTTTCCAAAGGGTTTTTTTCTAGTAAAGTTCTAATGAGACATGTTTTCTTTAATCTGTATCCAAGGTAGTGGTGGGTGGTGGGTTCTTTTGTACGTAGGAGGTCACTTGTTGTTGCTTTGTTTCTAttactttcaatttttcttctctCTATTCTCTTACTAATATTGggattgaagtaccccttgtacttctttgCAATATAATATTTCTTATGGCTTATAAAATAAACCACagcattttctatttatttatttattcatagGACGAAGTGTATTTTAAATAGATTATATATATCAAGAATTGACAGCAGTGGTAGAGTAAATCATTAGGAGGAGCATGCTGGCCACCACAGCAAAAACGGAAGAAGTTTCTTCAAGGAACATTATTGATCGATCATGCCCTCTTCCCCTTTTCTAAATTTCTttgcaagaaaaagaaagaaaattggtCCCTATTCAGTTTAACTTAATGTAATGATGCCCAAACAACCACAACCACTCAATGTAGAGCCAAATTGTTTATTTCTTCATACATTTGCTACCTGtttaaaaaatgtttacatCAATAATAAATCatggaaaaatataatattattagcTATGTTAATTATTCGGAAAAAAACTTTACTTAACAAATACTATACTTTCACAATACGAAGGTACAGTACAACTAGTAGATAAATGTGTGCTTTAAACGTCTAGTCCACGACTCGATTTTGGTGTGGTGCGTTTGAGAAAACATTTATTCGAAGAAATTTACCCATCTATCATAACTTCAAGTTTTGAGAGATTTGTCTTGTGGCTATCTActtgaaaaataaaacatactCTATATTATACAGTGATATACTCTCAATTTAAGGGGCTAAAaaccatatatataaaattttccaatcaaggaaaaaagaaacaatTTTACCACTCTCATTTGTTCCCTTGCACTTTACTCTTTCTCTATTTCTCCATATAAACCACTCACCCTCCATCAACATTTCAATCTCTTCTCTCCAATTTCCATTACAGTTTCCTACTTTCTTAACACCATGAACACCGCCAATATCTTCACCTTCTGTTTCTTCATTCTCCTCTCTTGCCACGCCCTCTCCTCCTCTGCGGCCACCGTAGAAGAAGAAACCTCCGATTTCGTCCGCCCCATAGACCGCAAGCTACTGGGCCTTCCCAAGAAAGAGAAGCTGAGCCACTTCAAATTCTACTGGCACGACATAGTTGGCggaagaagtcccacatcggttCCGGTTGTCCCCCCACCTCTGAAGCTGAACTCTACCACTGCCTTTGGCTTGGTCAACATGATCGACAACCCTTTGACACTGGGCCCCACTATGAGTTCCAAGCTTGTGGGAAAGGCTCAAGGGTTCTATGCCTCTGCTTCACAGAGTGAGATAGGTCTGCTCATGGCCATGAATTTTGCTTTCATTGAAGGGAAGTACAATGGCAGCACACTCACTATCTTGGGGAGGAACCCTGTTTTCAACAAGGTCAGGGAGATGCCTGTGATTGGTGGAAGTGGATTTTTCAGATTTGCTAGGGGGTATGCTGAAGCTAGAACTAACTGGTTTGATTTGAAATCTGGGGATGCTGTTGTTGAGTATAATGTTTATGTTTTCCATTATTGATCATTCATGTTATCATTGTTAGTTAGGATATATTATAAATGCTTCTTGGATTTAGATGCTTCTACTAATTTTATGTATTCAAGTAATCTGAGTAATTTCACCAAGATGGAATGGTTCATATTTCTTATCATGATTTGGACTCGGCTTAAATAAACTCAAAATTTCAGTCATTCGATTTTGATGCTTGAGCGTCAGAATTTAGGATTGGGAATCCAAATTCATGTTTTTACCTATTTGTTCTTTCTAATTTTTCCTGTTTTTTTTTAGGTCATATAGCTGGTGCTTGTGATGCTTAGCTTTTCCTTTTCAAGAGTTACCGTTTGTCTTCATGCAACCCACCTTTAATTATGGTGTATTAACTTGTGGTTGGTGTGATAATTGGAATAATTATTTATGTTGTCATTTACTTCAATGGAAGAGGAATCTGATGATAAGAAAAAGGGCATTTTTTAATGTCACTGTTTATCATCTTTATggcatttcatttttttaattatatatcttCGTTTAATTTTTACGCTCCACATGCTAGTGTTGAATTACTTGTTGAAAAGTAATTTAGCATAAATGTGATTCGCTACCTAAAGTGCGAAAATTTTTCTACCGCAAACATGAGTGTGAGCATAATTGCAGTAGTATTCAGGGGAAAATTTATTGATATCATGTTCACAATGAGAATTTGTGTGTGAAAATCTCAATCTACTTTCATTTGTGCCTTGGTGCTGCCTCATCTACATACTCCAACTTAAATGATACATACAAAATACTGCATATTAAAATGCAGGAAAAGTTGAAGTCTGAAGGGATGATAGCATATTGAGGGGTatttttggaaaaatgaaaagagGAGGATGACATGACAATGTGTGTGGATGGAGTTACGATATATACACACTTCTCaacttcttttccaccttcatttctatctatttttcttttctctatcaatcaaatcacctatcacatctttactttctctctcatttcttcctatctctctcttcatccacctctccacacctcattttttaggtgtgaagatataattattcgtGTGgacgagttatgatatatacacacctcttcacttcttttccactttcatttctatctatttctcttttctctatcaatcaaatcacatatcacatctttactttctctctcatttctttctatctctctcttcctccacctctctcatttcttcttatctctctcttcctaaCAAAAAGATTAAGACATTCATTTAGATAATATGATGCTATCTCTTCATCAGTTATGTTCATTTTACTCATTATTCAATATGGTTGTAATTTAACAAAagttcataattaattttgaatttaaaatatttaaaaaaataaataaaagaatgtGATTGGATGCATGGCCAAAACTCTTCCACTATCAATTAAATAATGGATATGTCAATTTGGATTGGCACAACTGACCAGATGTTTCAAGTTTAATTCTCATGTGAATAAGTCGAGGGTTTGAATCCCTCTATGTCTAGTAAAATACTAGTTGGTGGGCAACCCTCTTCGGGGAGATCCTCCGACACTTCTACCAAGAAGTGTTGGCCTCCCCAGTATGCCACTAACACTATATTCAATAGTGTGGAGGTGCTTTCTCTACAATCTACTaatatttgttaaaaataattaaactatCGATCTCGACCTTTGTTTCTATATATTGAGCCCTtaagttttaaatttattaaccTTTACcttttgttaagttcaaacactGAATACATcgtttataatattttaaatgataacaattttcaagagtaaaAGTACAATGCTTAAAATTTCACATAAACTATATTTCAAGAAAACAACACTCATGATTCACATCCATCATTGTCTGATGTCCAAAGTGCAGAACAATGCAAGAAAACGTTCCATTCAAGAGAAGAAAGGTCAAAGCCATCAAGACAGACTGTACAAGCAAAGAAAAGTCAAATATGTTAGATCGTTTGCCAGAAGAAAAGACTATACTCATTGACGAAATTCATCGTCTATCTCAAAGCTGACGCGTCATGTTCAAATTGAAGTAATCTCTCTGACATTCTTGaagagaaagtcaagtgcaaagAATCATGTGATACTCTACAAAACACATTGCTCTAGGAAACAAGCACAACGCTTTTGCTATCAAAGTTTCCTCTTTGTCTCATGAAAGGAATGGAATAAATTTCATAGTCTACAACTACAGTGGTCTACCTTGATCTAACAAAGCTTCATCTGAACAGATCCATCTCTTAAAAAGAAGCTACAAGTAATTGGTCAAAAAAATATCTTCTAGTCCTAAATGACCAatagaaagaagaaaagaagtatGATTGAAGCAGATAAATCATCTGAAGGAAAGAAGGAcgactgaagaagaaagatcGTCTTAAGAACAGATGAACGATAGAAGCAGGTCATCTAAAAAGAACAACGTCTATCATGGAAACAAAGCTGCAATTTCTGAAGAATGATCGTTGCAATCAAATTGGAAAAGAGCTCAAAATAGCTTCTT
This portion of the Lotus japonicus ecotype B-129 chromosome 3, LjGifu_v1.2 genome encodes:
- the LOC130749429 gene encoding dirigent protein 22-like, giving the protein MNTANIFTFCFFILLSCHALSSSAATVEEETSDFVRPIDRKLLGLPKKEKLSHFKFYWHDIVGGRSPTSVPVVPPPLKLNSTTAFGLVNMIDNPLTLGPTMSSKLVGKAQGFYASASQSEIGLLMAMNFAFIEGKYNGSTLTILGRNPVFNKVREMPVIGGSGFFRFARGYAEARTNWFDLKSGDAVVEYNVYVFHY